In Pelodictyon luteolum DSM 273, the genomic stretch GGGGGATCTCCGGTACCATCGACTGCAGGGATGCAGTGGTGTTGGCTGAACCGAGGGCCGAGATCAGGAGCGTCGCCTGCGGGGCGTGGATGAGGAGCATTCCGTGAGCAAGGGGCGATTCAAGCACCATGCCATCGGTTTCACGGCGGAGGCAGGCAAAGCGGGACAGAATCCATCTCCTACCCGGATCAACGGGTCCGGGATTGAAGCGGAACTGGCTGGATACGGGCTCGATGGTGGCCCATGGGCAACCGTTGTCGATGATGCCGTATGAGAGCATCTGGCGTTCCGCAAACAGGTGGAGGTAGTAGTAACACCGGGCGATGCCGTCCGGGCCGTCCTTGGCGGTTACGGTCTCGACAAGTTGCTCTTCAGTGCCTCCCGAAGAGACAAGGTTTTCGAGCGCGGCACGAAGGCCGCTTGAAAGCCCTTTAAGGGTATGCCTGACACATGTCCTTGGCATCTGGATGTCGAGGTTGCCTGTTGCCGTAGGGTACAGGGTAATGCCCTTGGCAAACTTGTAGCAGTAAGCCCGCATGGTACCGGAATTTTATGGGTAATTGGTTTGCGTTATCTGTCGCACCGCTTTCTGTATGCGGTAACGAATCTGTAGTAACTGCCTTGCATGGGGGAGTCAGACGAGCTTCTGCCATATCGGCGTTCGGCCTCTTCGAGTGCCACGACCGAAGCGTCCCATCCCTGGCATTCGAGCAAGGCCGCCGGCTCGTCGGTTCCGAACCGCCACGGGCAACCTTGTTCCCTCAACTCTTTGAGCCAGAGGAAATTCCTGCGGGGATCCAGCACGCTCCCTGAGACAAGGTCGATGCCAAGCCTGCTCCCTGTGGTGGACAGCTCAGCAACGTCATCAAGAAGGCGTTCCACATGGTGGCGTTCAAGATAGACCAGCAACCCCTCGAGCAACCATGCCGTTGGTTCGGCTGGATCAAAGCCGAGGCGCTCATCAAGCAGAAGATGTGTCCAGCCGGCAGTCAGGTCAGCGCTAATAAAGGTGGCATGCGGGCATCCGCGATATCCTGCGGTATCGGCCGTATGGAGTTTCTTTGCCAGTACCACCTGCCGGTCCAGCTCTAATATCCGGACCCCTTCCGGCCAGTCGAGACACCATGCGCGTATATCAAGTCCCGATGCAAGACTGACGACCTGTCGGATTGCGCCTGAGCGTGTCGCGTCCCGAAGGAAATCATCAAAAAAACGTGTCCGTATGGCAAGACCGTCTACCCAATGTGCACGCTTCGCTATCCAGCCAAACCCTCCTTCTCCCGCAAGCTGTCCGGCAAGGGGATCATCAAACAGCCGGTCGGGCCTCCGGGATTCCTGAGCCCTTGCGGCAGCTACCCAGTTCGCCGTGCCCGCCAGGCACTCGACGTGACTTCTGGCGAGTGCATGCGGCTCAATCGCCGATTGCTTCCCGGCTGAGATGACGCCCACACGCTCAAGTATAGCAATTGCATGATAGGCTGCCGCATAGCAGTGCTCTTTGCTAACCAGTGCTGCCAGTTCGTCACCCTTCAGCCTGCTTTCGCGCAGGAACGGGAGCAAGGCCGTATAGATGAAGCCCGGTACGAAACGAACGCCTTCTGGAGAGGTGATCCATATGCCGATGTCCGCGACGGTCTCGAGTTCCGATCCCGGGAAGATCTGTAGCCCTTTTTGCCGGTCGTCCGTCATGGTGGCCATCAGAAAAAGATTGGTATGGGGTTTAGCTCCTCTTCAGCACGGGGCCGGGTGAGCCAATGCATGGCGAGCGGTACGTCGTAGAGGCGGCCGGGCCCGAACCGGGCCCAGAAATGGCGCAGGCCCGGCACGATCACCTTGGCGACCGGCATTCCGATATCTGCACGGGTCTGGTCCAGAACCAGCATCTCCATGCCGGCATCCTCTATCCGCCTTCGGCAGGTTTCGATATCGGCAAGCAGTTCGCCGCTGTGTTGAAGGGTGTAATCGGAACGCTTCCGAAGCGGCACGGTCGGCTCAGGGGTCACATACGGCTGGTTCTCCCTCGTTGCATTCGTTAGCCATGAGAGTACCTCCTGATCTTCAATTCGCATTGATCCATCCGATTCTTTTGCATCGGCCAGGCCGAGCATCTGGTTCATTTCGGCAAGGGATCGCTGCAGGGCGATGCGGGGGTCGAGGTGGCATCCGAGACCAAAGATGATTTCCTCCCGCGCACTGTTCCGTAGTGCTGAAAAGGCTGCGAATGCCGGTATGTCGAGATCCGTGGTGATGTCCAGCACCCAGAGTTCCCTGCCGATTGAATGGTAATGGCTTCTGAGCTCCTGGAACCAGGGCTCTTCGAAGCTGTCGATGTCCACGCCCGGTTTCCGGATCATGTTGTACCACCAGATCGCCACGGCGTCACGCTCAACCAGTTCAAAGAAGCCCTGGAGGATCGCTTCTTCGAGTGTATTGCCCGATGCATTGCCATTCGAGCAGCCAACCGAGTAGAACGCTTCCGATGAAGCGCCTGCCTGTGCCTTGAAGTAGAGCAACTTTGTGGGCAGGTACTTGTGGCAGTTATCAGTCAGCGACCAGACCGGCGTCCAGTCTATTTCCGCATCTGCGTCGAGCGGCTCCGGTACGACGTTGAATTTCGATTTGCGGCCGTTCCATGTCTTGCGCTCGGCATACTGGCGTTCGCTGTAGTGCATGACCGCATTGGGATGGATGAGTCTGCCTCCATGTTCGGCAAGCATGGTGCGGTAACTTCCGGAGATCCGGATTTCCTGACCGTGCGATTCTCCTGAATAGCGTTCGAGTGCTTCACAGAGGGCGCTCGCCTTTGCCTGCACTTCGGAAGCTCCTTTGCCGGAACTGGCGTTGCGCAATCCGTTTTTCAGGTCTTCGAGCCGTTCCAGCCTTACGGCGGAGTTATGACCTGCCAGATAGACATGCACTGTGCCGTTTGATTGCGGCAGCTTCACCAGAGCGTTGACTACACCGGTAATGGGGCTGACGAACCGTTCGTACTTCTCCAGGGTTGTTTCGGGTGCCACGGTCCGGTGCCCGCCATCCTGCATGAAGGTCGCCTTGCCTGACGCCAGCACAACCTTTTCCGCGCGGGGCTCTTTGGCAACGCCGCAAACCGGGCAGTAGGGGTTTTCAGAAAGCGTATGGGTTCGTGATGCCCATGTCCTGATATCAAGAGAGAAGATTCTGCCCTCAAGCCCGCTGTCGGACCCCGCAAGCACCTTGACGATGGCTGCAGATCCAAGAGCATAGGCGGCATTCCTCGTTATGTCCGATACGGGAAGGTTCGATCCTGGGCGTTTGCCATGGGCTACGGCGAAGCGGTGGACCAACCGGTGGCGTTCGAGCTTGTGGCGGAGGCACAAAAAACAGCCCTGAACGTCGGGCTTGAAAAGGGGGCCGATCCAGCATTCAAACCCGGACGGTCTGAGAGGAAGAATGCTTCGGCCCTCAATACGGGCGATTTTTGAAATTGCGGCAAGCTCTTCGTTGAGGTAGTCATCCACAACCACCACATCGAGCGTACTCTCATTCGCTTTATCCACAATTTTCACACCCAGTGACAGCAGCCCGTTTGCCAGCGGCTCCGTCTCGACTTCGCCGATACCCAGTATCCGCACGCCGTGATTGCGTATCGATTCGATTGCCGATTGGGGCTCCAGGTCCAGCCCCTGCCAGAACCCGGCAACATGCGGGTTGATACCCGGAATGTGTTCAGTGATGTGGCCTTTCTTCTCAAGCATCATCAACGCATAGTAAACGGTTGCCGCATCGTGAGCGGCGGCAAGTGCTGCAACGATTTCATCGCTGCTTCTCGAGCCGTCGATCAGCCGGGCCAGCTGCTCGAATAATGAGCCGTGGAATGCCCTGGAGCCATCTTCTGAAAACAGGAGGAGGCCTTCACCGGGAACGGCAATCGGTTCGAGATAAGCCTTGAAAACAGGAATCTGTAACATTGGGTATGGATGGTATTGTCACGAATGTTGTTGGGGGTCGGGAAGGTGCTTCTATCGTCCGGCGTGTGAGATTCATGCACCGGTACGTATATCCGATGGAACCGATTGTGTGTAACGTTTCGGTAACCTAACGTTATATTTCTTTGCATTCAACTTTCCGGCAAATCTGACCTGCCCTAACGTTCTGTGAGGCAGTGCAGGACCATAGTCGGAGGGAAGCGTTTCATTGTTATTGTGATGGCGTGCAATAGTGATAGATCATTGTTGTTATCTCAACCAAAGACCAAGGATGTCCCCATGGAAGCAAACGAACAGCAGCAGGCACTGGGCAAGATCATAGCCAACGCCTGGGCGGATGAAGGTTTCAAGCAGCAGTTCATCGAAAACCCTGCAGAGATCCTGAGAGCAGAGGGTATCAGTGTGCCGGATGGAATGATGGTCAACGTGATGGAGAATACCCCGACCTGCATGCATATCGTCCTCCCGCAATCCCCGGACATTGATCTGGATGGGGCTGCTCTGGACGCACTTGCCGGCGGAGAGTATGTATTATGTAGTGGTGGTTGGTGTCAGCAGGAGTGACTTCATTAGGATGCTCAATGCCGATGCTGAGCGTTAAATGTGTACATCAGCGCTTTGTCGTATGGTGTTGCCGTTCCTGACCGGGGGTGGTCGTCGACAGCTTTGCGGTCGGGGCTACCGGAACAGCTTCGGGATGTCGAGGTGCTTCAGGACATAGACCCAGTATCTGGTTACGCTGCCTTTGGTGGTTACCAGTTCGTCCAAACCGCCAAGGAGCCAGCGGTGCCAACGGGTCACGTACTGCCGGAGTCTCGTGATTGAGGCTCCCTGCTCGTAAAGCCGGTGTGCGCGTTCCGTCATGCGGTGCAGGCTCGTTGCCGAGGGGCGGAGTCTGCGGTCAGGGTGAATCTGATAACCGAGGAAGTCAAAGCTTTTTTCCGTTCTACCGATGAAGCGTTTTCCCGGGTGTAGGGCCACACCCTCTCGGGCTTTTCTCTTTTGTTTATCCCTCTGCCCGAGATACATTTCAACGTAGCGTAGTACCCAAGTGACATTCCGATTCCATATAACTTTAGACCAAGGAGACCCTCATCATGTCAGTAGAACAGGCAAAAGCGTTCATCGAGAAGATGAAAACGGACGAAGCGTTCCGTGAAAAGATCATGGCAATCGAAACGCCGGAGGAGCGGCTGAAAGCCATCGGTTCAGCAGGATATGAGTGCACCGGAGAAGAGATTAACGAGGTCGGTTCCGCAGAGGTTGGGGAGGCAGGAGGGGCTAAGAATGGGATCGGTTACGCGAACCCAAAAGAAAAGGGTCTATCAGAGTGTTAAGCTGCAATGTTGACCGCCTGACCACGCCTCCGTAACCCCAATCCTTGGGGCATCTTCTCCGCCAGATATAGAACGTGTGGTGATGGAGTCCTCAAAATCGTGCTGCGTTTTTTTTTGAATGCATTCAATAATATAGAGGGATCTTAATGTCGTCGTCGTTCTCGCCCGGTTCATGGGAGCATCTTTTTGCCACCCCCTATTCGCATTCGGCATCCATCACCGTCGAAGGACTGAAGTCTGGTGAACTGCCGGAGGTATCATCCCTTACCTTCAAATCCTGCCGTAAACTGCTTGAAAAAGCCATCGAGGGCCTTCAGGACAATGGAGATGTGCTGGCTTTGGTGGCCCGCGCTGACGGCCGGCCGGTCGGTCTGGTACTGGCAGACACAATGCAACCGAGGGATGAGGGCACCGGGACGGGTCAGAAAGGCCTGTTGCTCCGTTCCGTTTTCATCAATCTGCTCTGGCAACATAAGGGTATAGGCAAGTTGTTGATGGCAGCGCTGGAAACTGCCGCACGAGACTCTGGCTACTTGTCCATCCGTACCGAGTATACTCCGAAACTCGACTCTTTCGAGGTCTTCGAGAGACTTCTCGCTTCGGCAGGATGGGGAAGTCCTCAGCAGTTTATGGAGGAGTCCTTGTCTTGGGTTAAGGATATGGCTGATGCAGACTGGCTTAAACGAGTCCCACAACTGCCAATGGAATATGGGCTTATAGCGTTTGATCAACTGACGGATGCCGATCGGGAGGACCTTCAGGTAC encodes the following:
- a CDS encoding SAM-dependent methyltransferase, which gives rise to MATMTDDRQKGLQIFPGSELETVADIGIWITSPEGVRFVPGFIYTALLPFLRESRLKGDELAALVSKEHCYAAAYHAIAILERVGVISAGKQSAIEPHALARSHVECLAGTANWVAAARAQESRRPDRLFDDPLAGQLAGEGGFGWIAKRAHWVDGLAIRTRFFDDFLRDATRSGAIRQVVSLASGLDIRAWCLDWPEGVRILELDRQVVLAKKLHTADTAGYRGCPHATFISADLTAGWTHLLLDERLGFDPAEPTAWLLEGLLVYLERHHVERLLDDVAELSTTGSRLGIDLVSGSVLDPRRNFLWLKELREQGCPWRFGTDEPAALLECQGWDASVVALEEAERRYGRSSSDSPMQGSYYRFVTAYRKRCDR
- a CDS encoding TOMM precursor leader peptide-binding protein, producing MLQIPVFKAYLEPIAVPGEGLLLFSEDGSRAFHGSLFEQLARLIDGSRSSDEIVAALAAAHDAATVYYALMMLEKKGHITEHIPGINPHVAGFWQGLDLEPQSAIESIRNHGVRILGIGEVETEPLANGLLSLGVKIVDKANESTLDVVVVDDYLNEELAAISKIARIEGRSILPLRPSGFECWIGPLFKPDVQGCFLCLRHKLERHRLVHRFAVAHGKRPGSNLPVSDITRNAAYALGSAAIVKVLAGSDSGLEGRIFSLDIRTWASRTHTLSENPYCPVCGVAKEPRAEKVVLASGKATFMQDGGHRTVAPETTLEKYERFVSPITGVVNALVKLPQSNGTVHVYLAGHNSAVRLERLEDLKNGLRNASSGKGASEVQAKASALCEALERYSGESHGQEIRISGSYRTMLAEHGGRLIHPNAVMHYSERQYAERKTWNGRKSKFNVVPEPLDADAEIDWTPVWSLTDNCHKYLPTKLLYFKAQAGASSEAFYSVGCSNGNASGNTLEEAILQGFFELVERDAVAIWWYNMIRKPGVDIDSFEEPWFQELRSHYHSIGRELWVLDITTDLDIPAFAAFSALRNSAREEIIFGLGCHLDPRIALQRSLAEMNQMLGLADAKESDGSMRIEDQEVLSWLTNATRENQPYVTPEPTVPLRKRSDYTLQHSGELLADIETCRRRIEDAGMEMLVLDQTRADIGMPVAKVIVPGLRHFWARFGPGRLYDVPLAMHWLTRPRAEEELNPIPIFF
- a CDS encoding NHLP leader peptide family RiPP precursor, with the protein product MEANEQQQALGKIIANAWADEGFKQQFIENPAEILRAEGISVPDGMMVNVMENTPTCMHIVLPQSPDIDLDGAALDALAGGEYVLCSGGWCQQE
- a CDS encoding Nif11-like leader peptide family natural product precursor, whose product is MSVEQAKAFIEKMKTDEAFREKIMAIETPEERLKAIGSAGYECTGEEINEVGSAEVGEAGGAKNGIGYANPKEKGLSEC
- a CDS encoding GNAT family N-acetyltransferase, with translation MSSSFSPGSWEHLFATPYSHSASITVEGLKSGELPEVSSLTFKSCRKLLEKAIEGLQDNGDVLALVARADGRPVGLVLADTMQPRDEGTGTGQKGLLLRSVFINLLWQHKGIGKLLMAALETAARDSGYLSIRTEYTPKLDSFEVFERLLASAGWGSPQQFMEESLSWVKDMADADWLKRVPQLPMEYGLIAFDQLTDADREDLQVRLQAGDIPQGLSPFAEEEHLVPELSVGLRHDRKIVAWMSLLRSQVVPDALCYRSLYVDPALRTANGLGPIVVAEAFRRHAASPIAEERPKGIFNTHHTATKQMNFVRKRLLPCCFETYALRSSRLDLQQSSSA